In Acidobacteriota bacterium, the following proteins share a genomic window:
- a CDS encoding PDZ domain-containing protein produces the protein MQNALVSLSGELTKLVEEFQSEVVAVHARPRYPSSGVHWGPGLVVTADHTIRREEDIQVTLDGKTVNATLVGRDSGTDIALLKVDGLGSPPTRTHNGESARVGELALVLGRSPDSGPNASLGIISAVSGPWRTWRGKRLDQYIRLDANFFPNSSGGAVVDGGGRLVGIATAGLSRIAGLAIPAATVKRVADTLLEKGNVPSAYLGVGVQPVGIPDALRTRLSLPNRSGVMVVSVEADGPASRAGVLLGDILVSLGEEQIEQIEDLQSFLDSLGVGKAARARLIRAGALLEVTITTDERPGK, from the coding sequence ATGCAAAACGCATTGGTAAGTCTTTCAGGCGAGCTTACAAAGCTCGTTGAAGAGTTTCAGTCTGAGGTTGTGGCGGTTCACGCTCGTCCCAGATACCCATCGAGCGGCGTTCACTGGGGGCCTGGCCTGGTGGTAACGGCTGACCACACCATTCGCCGGGAAGAAGACATCCAGGTGACGCTCGACGGCAAGACTGTCAACGCAACACTTGTTGGCCGTGATTCGGGCACGGACATTGCACTCCTCAAGGTGGACGGGCTGGGCTCCCCGCCTACTCGAACCCATAACGGTGAATCAGCCAGGGTGGGCGAACTGGCGCTGGTGCTTGGGCGCTCGCCGGACAGCGGGCCAAACGCCAGTCTTGGCATCATCAGCGCCGTTTCCGGCCCCTGGCGCACCTGGCGAGGCAAGCGCCTCGACCAATACATTCGGCTGGACGCAAACTTCTTTCCCAACTCATCCGGCGGCGCGGTGGTTGATGGCGGGGGGCGCCTCGTGGGCATCGCCACTGCGGGCCTTTCGCGGATCGCAGGGCTGGCGATTCCGGCTGCAACGGTCAAGCGGGTTGCGGACACTCTGCTCGAAAAAGGCAATGTACCGAGCGCCTATCTGGGCGTGGGAGTCCAGCCTGTGGGGATTCCCGATGCTCTTCGAACCAGGCTGTCGCTGCCCAACAGGAGCGGAGTGATGGTGGTGAGCGTCGAGGCCGACGGTCCAGCCAGCCGGGCCGGGGTGTTACTGGGTGACATTCTCGTGAGCCTCGGTGAAGAACAAATTGAGCAGATTGAAGATCTCCAGTCATTCCTGGATTCGCTGGGAGTTGGCAAAGCGGCCCGGGCCAGGCTTATCCGCGCCGGCGCGCTACTGGAGGTGACGATCACAACGGACGAAAGGCCTGGAAAGTGA